A single genomic interval of Actinomycetota bacterium harbors:
- a CDS encoding TIGR00725 family protein, which produces MGPYVAVIGASRPSGAVAEAGQRVGELVAQAGAVLVCGGRGGVMEAACRGARACGGLTVGILPGLTRAEANPYVDVALPTGLGDARNALVVSSADVVIAVGGGPGTLSEIGLALSMGRAVVGLLTWEATAPSGGSLDIARAASPEEAVAMALGRLPR; this is translated from the coding sequence ATGGGTCCCTACGTCGCCGTCATCGGTGCCAGCCGGCCCTCGGGCGCGGTGGCCGAAGCGGGCCAGCGGGTGGGCGAGCTGGTGGCCCAGGCCGGGGCGGTCCTGGTGTGCGGCGGCCGGGGCGGCGTGATGGAGGCCGCCTGCCGGGGCGCCCGGGCATGCGGGGGGCTCACGGTGGGCATCCTGCCCGGCCTGACCCGGGCGGAGGCGAACCCGTACGTCGATGTCGCCCTGCCCACCGGCCTGGGCGATGCCCGCAACGCCCTGGTCGTCAGCTCGGCGGACGTGGTGATCGCGGTGGGGGGCGGGCCGGGCACGTTGTCCGAGATCGGCCTGGCCCTCTCGATGGGCCGAGCAGTGGTCGGGCTGCTGACCTGGGAGGCGACGGCCCCCTCGGGCGGGAGCCTGGACATCGCCCGGGCGGCGTCACCCGAGGAGGCGGTGGCCATGGCCCTCGGGCGCCTGCCACGGTAG
- a CDS encoding STAS domain-containing protein, whose translation MDVTTERTAPGEPIIVRVSGEVDVLTASALQDALAVAAAEGPQVVVDLRGVDFLDSTGLSALVFGLKRARERGGDLSVVCQHRQILKVLDITGLSRILQVYADLAEATGALPPTQAAG comes from the coding sequence ATGGATGTAACGACCGAGCGCACGGCGCCGGGCGAACCGATCATCGTCAGGGTGTCCGGGGAAGTCGATGTCCTAACCGCCAGCGCCCTGCAGGACGCCCTGGCGGTGGCCGCGGCGGAGGGTCCCCAGGTGGTGGTCGATCTGCGCGGCGTCGACTTCCTGGACTCCACCGGGCTCAGCGCCCTGGTGTTCGGGCTCAAGCGGGCCCGGGAGCGGGGAGGGGACCTCTCGGTCGTGTGCCAGCACCGCCAGATCCTGAAGGTGCTCGACATCACCGGGCTCAGCCGGATCCTCCAGGTCTACGCCGACTTGGCGGAGGCCACCGGCGCCCTGCCCCCCACCCAGGCGGCGGGATGA